Genomic segment of Mercurialis annua linkage group LG6, ddMerAnnu1.2, whole genome shotgun sequence:
TTGGTCACATTCAAAGCAATAATCGTTCTAATAAGTGTTTTGTAGTTCGTCAATGTTGTACTGAGAATTAGAAAAAGAAGATGATggcaaaattatcattttaccatcagatttattttgtattacgattttattttaagttatgATTTTGTATGAGTTAAGTCCTTATGCTGCTCTATAAATTTATTTGCACTCTCATTAATGGAGAGTGTGGCACACTCTCCGCATTCCATCCATCAAGGGGCATTTATGACAAGAAAAATGGAAGTAAAGGGACATACAAACGCCAAATTAAAGTAGAGGGACCTCCTGAAAAAAAAGTAAAGAGTAGAGGGATCTCATGATGGGTTTGgccccctattaatgatagtggaattttccattgagctcttttaagataacaaaaataagggtaaaatagggtatttaatggaaaaatattctaaaaataataatgggactttttaaatagGACATCTCAAGATAAAATAtaggacttcttaaacgggacggagggagtattatttttttagtttagccATTTATACTCAATCACTATATTAAATATCTGCTATTTTAAGTTCGAgctaaataaaatttcatgaaTCATACTGAACAAACTCTAaattttaagcaaaacaaaaataagaCTTTGGATAAGAATATTAGTATCATGGAACAACATGGTAAGCTttgactttatatatatatagaccaATTAAATGGTGGCCTGCTTGTTGGCATGttgaatttgatttataattaaatcaatgGAATGGATGAATGGTCTGTCGGCCATTTTGCGGGATGGAATcgtaataatattttattgaattcaatAATAATAAGTATGACTTattctttttccattttttatagAGATGTTACCAATTCAATAAGTATTATGAACGGTCCaaaatactaataaattgtGCATTTCAGAAAATAATACTCTCTGTcccattttaaaagtttcattTGATTTTACACACAGactaagaaaacattaattatctttgtctttttatattttttcatgttttgctcctattaatgatagtggaattttccatggagttcttttaagataacaaaaataagggtaaaatagggtatttaatggaaaaacattctaaaaatagtaatgggatcttttaaatgggacatcccaaaatagaatatgggactttttaaacggAACGGAGAAAGTACATCAAGTTCATATGCAATGTCATTGTctgttgtttaaaaaaaaatacaactgaccttttaataattaatatatataataaattaaaaatttagtaatttattaaataaaaatttaattacttaaaaaacctccatCTTATcacatttatttaataaaaatctattacttaaaaaacctccatcttatgacatttttttatttataccctgATTTAAGAAACAATTCATTTGtatcctttttttatttttcgttttcaactatctccaaaattttaattttttggcaatttaattaattaactgatgcaaatattaaaaataattaaataaatgagttatattatacttttttctattagtaaaaaaacaaacaaatcctttaactttaaaactatcaaataaatcctaaaaattaatcgttttaaattttttatttaaaaaacttccGACCCACCATTGTATTTCTTCAATTTACAAATCCGCTATCAAACCctgataatgtttttaaaaaaataaataatttttataaaaaataattttttttttaatttttctagaaGGAGGAGCAGCGGGCTCCTCCTTTCGGACGGAgagtcagaattttttttttattaaaaattatataattttacgattttatatttaaaaaattattgataattaatatgaattaaataattattataagtttaattttataaagaagAAGGTATTTTTATACTACTAATAATCTTAAagtctaattaaaatataggctaaaaaatgaaagactattttaaatttttttctaaataaaaagagttcaatttaatgctttggtatacagttgaaaacgagaaattaaaaaaaatgatacaaataaactttttccTATGTCAggctataaacaaaaaaatgttataaggtgagggtatttttaagtaattaggccataaataaaatatgattttaaaattggtTGCTGATGGAGTATCTGTTCAGAACGTCTTAATTAAACCTGCAAAATACGGTAGATCCAAATGAGACGGTGATTGTTTGATTAACTCTTCGATAttaaagtcagtttaggctttgagcagcgttttagCGTATCAAATGCAATTGTCTGTTTATACATACCGAAACTCCTTATATAATAGTAGTAAATAGAATATCTAGTAAAATCCAAATAGGAAGGTAATTCCTATTTAGTAGCTTATTTGAATAGGAAAAGTATTCCTTATTTAATGAGAGTTTTATCAGGAATATCTTCCTGAATAGACTTATCTTCCAAGATAGGAGTTTACTCaaaatagaaaagtgattttgTATATTCTgtcattaaaatattattcttGTTCCATGTAATTAGGtctctgatgatgcgatttggTGTAGATTCTATATATTGACCGAATTTTCTAAGAGTCGGTCTTACTGGGGATTCGGACGAGTCCCTTTTTAGCCTTTAGGCATGGCGAGTCTCGTGGACTAGAATGTTGATGTTGTTCGGCTTTCGCCTTAGGCGAGTCAAGGGATCAGCTTAGAAGAGCTAATCATGTACGACTAGATTCCATTATACTTATGCTAGAATTTGGTTTTCATTAGTtcctgatggagtctgccttctgaaccgatGAGTAAGACCTGtaaaacaaggtagaagctaaccggacggtggttgtctgattaactctccgatgctaagtcagtttagagctttgagcagcgtttagagtatatgaatgtaattgtgattctaggcatacctcatgctccttttatagtaaccgaatataccttgtagagtcgtaataggtaagtgaatcctactttgtagggatcggACTACGTTGTAGGGATTcaccctgatttgtcgtgatctactattcagacatgagtactatttaggaacgtcttcctaaatagtctcatcTTCCTATgatagagcttatccttccatatttggagtttgtgtccaaataggagaTACATCTGGATACGGCGatctacccgaatcccggaaTAACGCGCTTTAGGCGGATCctatgggattcggtctttgtcGGTATATTACtgaatctcaagggattcggtGTCATATATTCAGGTCTTCgcggggagtccggtatcacccgaGAGTGAATCTCCTGTGACTCGACTCCAGTGTATTtattgtaggattcggtatccatcattagcccccccgcaagtgagctgaagtgattggtattcatgccttagtaGATTTTAGCTCTTTCGGAGCTGagtctttttatattatggGCGAGGCGATTCGTATTATGGGCGAGTTGTTTCGTATATTGGTGGGTTGCATTTCTTCTCTGGTAAGATTCCTTATATTGCCACGTGTTGCTTATCAGCGAAGGGTCGTCTCTGGATGAgggacaagtgtcttcgtgtGCCATTTGTTGCTCCTCTATTTCAATTATAGGGTTTCGTCTCTTCAACTTCTTTGCCTTGGATTATATAAgtgttcatttttctttttccttcatTTTTGCTTTTCTTCTGCAACTACTCTTATTGCATCTCAGAAAATTCTCTTCAGACTTTGGTTGGGTTTCCTTTCTGCcttcaagattcctcgttttcgaGTTGCTCCCTACCTTTCTTTTGATCCCGCATATTTGCTTGCAAGGTATTTACCTTttcgttaatttaatttcttgtttTATTCCATATCGCGATTTGTTGCTTTatgttcattatttttattgctttatgttgTAGGTGGTTCAatccatcgctgttttggagtGTCGCCGTAGAGATGTGGTGGATCAGTTGAAGAAACTTCAGAAGGACAATGAATCCTGGCTGTCCGAAAAGCAGAAGATGGAGAAGGAGGCTGGTGAAGCGACTGGTCTAATACGACAGCTGAGCTCTTCCGTATCTGACAAGAGTCGGGAGATTTCCGccttagaggctcgggttcagACTTTGTCTGATGAGATCGAGTCTCTAAAGTCTTCCTCAGATGCTCTCACgaaggagagggatgatctgaagaaagaagaggggcgtctccgccggcgtCTGGGTGACTgtgggagcttttattcccaagtcatgactcagtACCGGTTAGCGATCGGGGCAAAactgcgggagcagaatcctaGCATCGATCTTTCTGGTGTCAATCAACTGGATCCTGCCTCTTTGGCGAAGGAagtgaaggcgaagcttgataagcagaaacAAGATGCTTTGAAAAaagcttagtttttattttctgtttttcgaTTTTTGTATCGGATCtaggcggatcctttgtaatttttcttgTTAATATAATGGTCTTTTTGACCattgatttttcttttgttcatttatagagttaatctaaactcgttcTTTATTTTCAGAAGTTAATTTAATCTTCTTTTGGTGTATGgtttatttgtaggtccgatTGGATCCTTAATTTTTATTCTGACTCAGACAAGTCTAGAttatttttaactaagattcaaacgattcttgttaaattgtatatattGGTTTAGTACTCGAACGagcctttaaaatttatttctcaacGCCGAATCgcctttttatttcaaaaatggaaataagtacatGCCACGAACTAATATATTGGTAATACTTTTTCATATGCTCTACATTCCAATATATGGGTACCATGGATCCGGttgttgtttttagtttatacgcgcctttgccagtagcttcttctacAATGTATGGGCCTTCCCAGTTtacttgcattttctttactcctgcgtttcctctgccaatTTATGCGTTTCGTAGGACTAGATCGCCTTTTTGAAATTCTCTCGAATTTATTCTCTTGTTATGATATCTTGTAGCTTGTTTCTTATATGCAGCGGCTCGGACCACTGCTTCATCTCTGCtttcctctagtaggtctagacatagtcTTGTTCTAGCCTCGTTGGTTTCTTCTTCCAGATAGTTCACCCTGATGCTCGGTGTGCCAATTTCTACCGGGATTACCGCTTCGGTGCCATAGGCGAGTCTGAAGGGTGTCTCGCCCGTTCCTTTCCTAGGAGTTGTCCTGTATGCCCACAGAACGCTGTAGAGTTCTTCAGCCCAGTTCTCCTTATATTGAAAGAgcctcttttttattccttgtgctatggttcggttggtgacttccGTCATTCCATTTGTTTGAGGGTGCGCCACCAAAGTAAATTTCAAGTTGATCATTAGCCCTTTGCAGAATTCCTTGAATCGCTTGCAGTcgaattgtttgccgttgtctgctattacgGTGTGAGGTATGCCAAATCGGCATATCACTTCATTCTTGAAGAATTCTTCTACTCTGGCTGCAGTGATGGTTGCGACTGGCGCCACCTCAACCCATTTTGTGAAATATTCgattgcgacgattaggaatttcaaTTGATATTTTCCCGTCTTGAACGGTCCGAATATATCGATCCCCCATGTGGCGAAAGGCCAAGGGCtctccattgatccttgaggtacTGCTGGTTTGCGTCTGACATTGTCATGTCTTTGGCATATATCACATTTCTTCACTAACGTTTTTGCATCTTCTTTGATGGTTGGCCAGTAGTACccttggagtattgtttttcttccTATGGTGATTGGTCCTTCATGTGCTCCGCATATTCTTTCGTGGATTTCTTTTAGGATGGATCTTCATGTTTGAGGCAAGACGCATCTTGACCACGGATGAGTTAAGGAGGTTCGGTAGAGAACTCCGATGTGATAtgagtagttggcagattttctgatgaTTCGGATGGCTTCGGTTTTGTCCGTTGGCAGTTCGCCGTGGtctaaatatttgattaatggGGTCATCCAGGAATCGGCTtcctcgattgccatgacttctATTTCTCTGGTGCTTGGCGATTCAAGAGTTTCTTTTAATTGCATTTTGGTGAATAGGTCTCCGAGTTCTGATGcagatttggcgatggcgtcgaCCTCGGTGTTTTTCTCCCTTGGAATTTGAATGATCTCCCACTGTCCTCCTTGTGTTTCCAGTTGTTGAAGTTGTGTCATGACTTTTTCCAGATATTCGATCATTCCTGTTTCcttggcttgatattctcccttgacctgATTTAGGTTGTTATAGatctttaggatttccgttTTTATTTCTAATGCTAGACCGAGACCTGCGATCAGGGCTTCGTATTCAGCTACGTTGTTGCTGGCAGTGAAatggatgtttactccatacTCGATTTTGACTTTCCCGGGTCCTctgaggatggctcctgctccggctcctttttcatttgatgctccatctacgtggagttcccataTTAAATCTGGTTTAGGCTGACTGTTCTCGCCCAGAGTTATTTTTGCTACGAAGTCTGCCAAGGCTTGCGCTTTGAGAGTtgggcgaggttcgtatcttatgtcatGCTCGCTGAGCTGGATGGACCAATGGACCAATCTCCCGGATGTCTCTAGTCtttggatcgcctttcgcaatggttgattcGTTCTTACTACCACGTTGTGGCTTTGGAAATAGTATTTCAGTTTTTTGTGGTTACTACAgccagtgccattttttcgatctcggggtatctCGTTTCCGCGCCTTTCAGGACTCGGCtgatgtagtagattggcttcatttCACTGTCTTCTTCCCTTACTAGCACTGTTCCGATAGTCTATTtcgtggtgctgatgtataaGTACAACGTCTCCCCCTTCAGCGGTCTGCTAAGCAATGGAGGGGTGACAAGGAACTCTTTTAATTCTTCAAAAGCTTTTTCGCAGTCTTTGTTCCATTCAAACTTTTGCGTTCCTTTGAaggctttgaagaaaggcaagcatctttttgctgagcaggACATaaatctaccgagtgctgtgattcgcccgttgagtttttgaacttcgttTATGTTTCTTGGTGCTTTCATGTCCATAATCGCTTTGATCTTCTcagggttcgcctctattcctctttgggATGTCATGAATCCCAGGAATTTTCCGCCTTGGacgccgaacgtgcatttgtctaggttcagcttcattccgaatttgtttagtatgttgaatgtttcttccAGATCTTTTGCTGGGTTTCTTCGTTCTCGCTCTTGATAATTAAatcgtctacatacacctggactcgctTCCCTAtttcgtctttgaacatgaagttCATAAGCCTTTGGTAAGTTGCTCCTGCGTTTTTCAACCCGAAGGGCATCACCGTATAGTAGTAggttcctccctccgtgatgaatgatgttttttcctggtcttgtTCGTTCATTTGGATTTGGTGATAGCCTTGAGTCGCATCTGTTAAGCTATACATTGCGTGTCCggcagtagagtccacgagttgatcAATGTCAGGCAGtgggtagctatctttaggacacgccttgtttagatcggtgtaatctACACACATTCTGTTTTTTCCGTTagctttctttacgataactacgttagctacccacTCGGGGTAATGGACTTCTCAGATGAATCCGACTTTCTCcaatttttctacttcttctgCGATTATCTTCTGTTTTTCTTCAGAGAACTTCCTTTTTTTTTGACAGGATTCGCCGtttctgctacatttagatcatgtgtaatgacttgggggtctattccgacaATCTCTGACGCCTTGGCAGCGAAGGTTCCGATGTTGTTTTTTAATATCGCCGTGATGTCTTCTTCGATTTTAGGGTTCGCCCCAAGGTTTACTCTTTTTTCCTTGCCAAGTTCTAGTTTCTTCgtttcgccttcgggtgctgtttctttttcttcgatgtcgtggttaaggatttcttctatcgCCATTGCTTCGCATGATTCTTCTATTGACCGATCGTAGCACTTCTTtgcctcggctcggtttccttTCATTGCGATAATTCCTTGCTTTGTTGGTATCTTCATAGTTAGTGCTTTTACACTAGTTACAGCTGCTGAatcgtggaggaaaggtctccccAATATCGCGTTGTACGGCAAGTCGATTTCTACGACACTAAAtcgtgtaggtaattcctcgcttttcctcGTCCTTCCCAGCTTAACGTCAAGTGTGattgttccgttgggcttaattggtgagcccccaaatcctaccacgGGTGTGgcatttcttttcaattctgcTAGCTCTCTTTTTAGGCTTTCGTAAGCCTTTCTTGTTATTaagtttattgcgcttccttcatcgaccAGGATTCTTTCAACATTCCAGTGTTCGATGACCATGGCCACCACTAGAGCTTCGTTAtgctcttcagctattctcccgaaaTCTTCCCCGTCGAAGGTTACCGGCGGAGGAATTGAGAGTTCTATTGCTTTTCGTTTTCTTTGCGATGTTTGGTTTTTCAGGttcactctttcagaagtcatcttcttcaatgaaatttattttttagttcagAAAAGTTCCTTCGAATtaaagtttagttaagcttttcccacagacgacgccaattgatggagtctgccttctcaaccggtgagtaagacctgcaaaacaagatagaagctaaccggacggtggttgtccgattaactctctgatgctaaagtcagtttagagctttgagcagcatttagagtatatgaatgtaattgtgattataggcatacctcatgctccttttatagtaaccgaatataccttgtagagtcgtaataggtaagtgaatcctactttgtaggaaTCAGACTACGTTGTAGGGATTCACCCTGATTTGTCatgatctaccttattcagacatgaggcctatttaggaacgtcttcctaaacaGTCCCAtcttcctaagatagagcttatccttccatatttggagtttgtgtccaaataggaagaTACTTATGGATACGGCGatctacccgaatcccggaaTAACGCGCTTTAGGCGGATCctatgggattcggtctttgtcGGTACATTAccgaatctcaagggattcggcgTCATATATTCAGGTCTTCGCGGGGAGTCCGATATCAcccgagagtggatctcctgtgactcggctccactgTATTtattgtaggattcggtatccatcagttccctaaatttttattaattattaaaattattaatttattgaattttaaatattagaaattttACTGCGCACGTAActcattattaaatatttaaattgtaagtcctttaattaattgttctctaatttaaatttaatcgtATTCTTTTATcctttaactaaaaaaaacaatattttcaagAAATATTTACACTTTATAACAtaataaggtaaaatatttacaaacatgtTAACTTATACTTTCTCTTTACAAGTGTGTTTTTCATAGTTCCAAATATACCAccttatcttttttattaacaaaaatatcatTTCTCCCTTTTTCttcctaattttattttctctcttcctCCATTAACATCCACCACCACTAACATCAATCTTAATCTTATAAAATCACCACCATAATCTACTTTCCTTCTTAACAACTCGCTGCCGCACCCTCTCTACGCCGCCGCTGCTGCTTCGCTCGCCGCCGCCGCCGTGCCCTCCCTCACGATCTCGCTGTTGTTCCTCTGCAGTCCTCACGCCGTcgttcatatttattttataaaatcggatttcaaacgttatgaaatcatATTTGTATGTTTAGATCTAGGATTTGTATGTCTAGATCTAGGATTTTGTTCTTGTTGTATGTATAGATTTAGGATTTATTGTACATGATTCGTGATTTGAATTTTTACTTCGTCTTCATCCTCATCTCCTTTGTTTTTCAGATctggaatttttatttttagatctgattttaaaaaaatcgtaaatatttatattatatacagattatatacatataatatacaaattgaattttCAAATCTGATAGAtctgaattttcttttaaaaaagacgtatataatttgtatataattcgtattataTACGAATTATATAGATAATATACAGATTATACGTTTATATAAAAAAGTTgtgtttttgtaaatatttttgaaaatttgtacttttataattattttttatatttctgttaaaaaaatgCAAGTAGTATCTTTgtaaatattcttattttttcgGGTATTTGTAAAATAATCTCTATTTTCAAGTCTTTCGATAACTTTCCCTTATGTAATAACCCAGAAATTTAAGgtataaaatatagccacgtgtctaatattttattagacgggagtaggtcaattaaatttaaggataaatttaatttacaagtgtccctaaatttataTTGTAACTATAagattgcaaatttaaaattttagaattttaatttggttaacTATGTAGTTAACGGGGAcgatatggatttatgaattgggtgcagaataattcataagtccttggtgaatatttttaatattcgcgaaatattttaaaaaggttatcgtgaaaatttgatagaATTTGGAagaagaaattttatcaagcgcagttaaTGCgggacttaataaatcgaaaatgatttattaagaataaaatataagttggaTGAGAATaagaattatatatttattcttgttatgttttatttgatttttggtaaaattttcacgaaatttggaaattgTTTCCGTTTAGAccacggacgactagtttagaagttggtttaaagtgcatgattttTACGTTTACGTATTATTTTtacgtatacgtattatttttacgtttcgaacgtgaatatggatagattggattgtCTATACGTGTTAAGGACGGAAAAACGGGGtcaaagcacgtcggaaagcccgaaaatcaactttcccgggctatgcactcgggtgcacgaccgtgcaccaatgtggggtgcacgaacgtgcaccaatggGGCACGATCGTGCACAACCCTGTGGTGCACGATcctgcacccaaggtgcacgatcgtgcaccatgccGAGATGCCGATGAGAGGGGACTTTTCTGGGCTTTTTTTCCTATGAACTTGACGTATTTTTGTCgaaccaaaacatttaaaatcgaTAACTTCTTTTAGAAGAAAGTAAAAAGAGTTTTAtaaactaaacctaaagacttttaaaaggagattttaaaagtaaagttaaacatttataacgaactttaaagagttaaagtcgacatttaaacggttttaaagatttagcaaacggttttactaaatacttagtatatgactaagaattattttgacaattaagtttatactataaatggttttctttaggtattgtaatacctaaaataacttctagagagaagtttaaacgttttctcTAAACGAGAATTTAAAAtgtggttttaaaagaaaagaaaccatAAGTGTTACGCGTTTATATGATTGTATGTTTGACCTAGAACTGGGTTTatggacctagaaattttataggaaacatatattgatgtgttttttcctatttgctttgtgtgtttagtccgaccagctagccagcagtctgacctcAACCACaagattaagttccagacctagcggtgattgtgagttcatttgtttacttttgaatattagtattgaattgtttttaaatccataaatcgcactaagtatgaaacttagccaaggaagatccactgaaacgagctatctattgggcaacaataggactgtgtgatcacaggtgttaatgaactagatgagaggtaaacaTTATAAGCATATACGTTGTGATTAGGTTAAGCCaaatgcttgcaaagcggcttaaacctatcgggtagtcctgaggtggcagtgacttaggttccggcccagcaaccctatacagagttaaGATGgttgtgatacatatgtatacagctcatcctgtattaaacaagagttgagcATATGCATTacatatgatagcattataacgtaacaGTACTAgagtttcatttggatcgaggaatggtaatatttttatatataccgatattttatctatatgcgattttggtatttaattgtaaacctatctactcactcagaaatatttatatttctgactccgttgttttttttatcatttttcaggtacctagctatcAGGTTTGGttgagcttccacccttttccatcaggaaatcttattttattgatatgtaaataacacattaaactcttagatgctgcaatggTGTATATAGGCGTGctatgcctgtggccacgtcagGGTTCCTCTGTTAacatactctgataggaacctgactttgtctaactCTACTAGGTGGCTACTTAATATGCATATGGTGTTTTGTGGTGTCCCTCTACGAGTAGGTTAAGCTTTTGTGTCTTTGGtgtgcaaagacactgtgtatAGTTttgctggccttacgtttgtgtgcatgttttaaatatgtttgatataacgctttgaaaaggaaagtgttcgatatattttattgaaCATATTGCTTGGATGCATGGTTTGGGACAATGCTGCCTGTGAGGtaaggcacgtgagctaagtccctggaCCACCGCACCGATTTTCAGAAATGCACGTGGATCCACACCCAAATTCTTTAATTCTTCAATCATCAAGTCATAGCTTATTTAAGGATATGCATATAGTTTGTCTTGTAGTTTAGTGGATATCCACTTGGAGTTCACAAAAGAAGATTTGTTATCCACTACTCTTGTGCAAGAATGCCCATCTCTAACCTTTTTAACCATGAATGATACCCTATCCGGTGTTAGTGAGGCATGAATCCTCCATATACAACAAGCCCCCTCGCAGGGTGCATTTACCTTTCT
This window contains:
- the LOC126687665 gene encoding uncharacterized protein LOC126687665; this encodes MTSQRGIEANPEKIKAIMDMKAPRNINEVQKLNGRITALGRFMSCSAKRCLPFFKAFKGTQKFEWNKDCEKAFEELKEFLVTPPLLSRPLKGETFHNVVVRTNQPLRKAIQRLETSGRLVHWSIQLSEHDIRYEPRPTLKAQALADFVAKITLGENRAGAGAILRGPGKVKIEYGVNIHFTASNNVAEYEALIAGLGLALEIKTEILKIYNNLNQVKGEYQAKETGMIEYLEKVMTQLQQLETQGGQWEIIQIPREKNTEVDAIAKSASELGDLFTKMQLKETLESPSTREIEVMAIEEADSWMTPLIKYLDHGELPTDKTEAIRIIRKSANYSYHIGVLYRTSLTHPWSRCVLPQT